The Thunnus thynnus chromosome 13, fThuThy2.1, whole genome shotgun sequence genome segment AGTCCACAGATTTTTATATAAACCAATTTCActagttacatttttaaaatgaatgaaatgatcTGTATAAAGCACAATAACCGCTGAcactttgtaaatgtgtttagaGATAATTTGGTCGTCATGTAACTGTTATTCAGTGATGCTATTCAGTGTATGGATGACAATAAACTCCCTCTTTCCCTTTAGTTCTTTTACTTCCCTACTACTGAGATGccaaaaaatatacagaaaaaaacctACGCTGCTGGAAACCTTTTATGAACAATGTTTATGCtcatgtgttgtgttgtacaACGATGACGGTACCCACGGCCAGGAGGGATTAACACAGGCTCTTCTGTGTTACACCTCCTACACAGGCTTCAGTCCTCTACTTTGCTCCATCTCTCCCAATTTCccatccacccccccccccccccccccctcccccccacccccttcctTTGTAGCATCGCTCTGGATTTGTCACACTAAGAAACTAGGGCTCATCTCCATAACGCGGGATTTGTTTTCAATCCTATGAAGTGAAGAAGTACTGAAATGACACTTAAAGAGCAAGTACTGACGGTCCAAAGGTCCAACCTCAGTGTCCACCCTATGCCCTAAACACTGACCCCCCCACAGACTTGAACTAAATTCACCTGCGTGCTCAGCATAGTTGAGTCAGTGTGTGAGGGCTCTGAATGATGATTGATTTGTAGAAGTGCTAAAAAGCACTCTTACTGAATCTCTGACAAGTATCTAACAAATCAAACTGGCACATCTGCGCCACACTTTATCTCACCAAATGCAGCAGGAGCTTATTTTAGCAACATCAAGTCGAATTTTATGATGCAGCAAGTTATACAAATACGTGCATTTGTATcttgacattttttcagtttcaatatTTCCACTGAACGTGatcaaaacacagcaacactgtTCTCTCAATGACTCATGGCATTACGCGCTGATAAATGCAGCGGAGCTTGGCGGAAAGGTATCAGACGAGGTAacttctgaatacattttatagCCTTGAATGTTATGAGGTATAATCAGCTGTTTGCCGCCATGAAATGCGTGAGAAGAAAGGAAATATCTAATTGGAAATCACAACGCAATTATGACTGCCAGACATGAAATCTATTTTTAAACTGCCTACACGTTCGTACGCTGTTACAGAGGCTCTCAAAAACATAGCCCTCTTTATTTTGgccaattaaaaatgaacttaCTTACCTGAAATATACATATAACCGCCATACACTGTCCCAGCATGGCCATAATGTGGCTCATTCATTTTTGCAACATATGTCCATTCATTTGTCCTTGGGTTGTAGCACTCCACAGTAGCTTGAAGAAAAAgatgaggggagaaaaaaagaacatattaGTAGAAAGTAGGTCAAGACACAACTAAGGaggacaaacagcagcaaatgAGGCCTTGGAGGGTCTCGGCGTGGGAGCTAAAACACTGATTTAAATACCGAGTACACATCCCCACAACCCCACCAGCACTGACTGCACAGGAAACAGCGAAACCATCCTCAGGGGCTTGAAGATAAAGCATCTTACGATCTTACAATCTCCCGAAGTCTGGAATAGAGACACTGGGATACAAGAAGGATGCTTAAAAGGTGAGTAATTGGTGGCTTGGCGACCCCTTAACAAGCAGCCAGAGTCCATCAATTTGTGGGCTCCGTGTCTGCTTGGGAAAGGGTTGTGATTGGGCGGAAGCCTAGGCTTCGAGAACTTTACCTCGATGAAGATGAAATCCTCGATATTTAGAGATTACAGCAAGAGTTTGTGCTTTGCGCTTTTTAGCATCTGTATCAGACACCGTGGTGGAGAAGCACAAGTGTAGATTTTACCACAGCGTCACGGGGGCATAGATAAGTTGCGTTCTTGTTATCTTCTAATACGAGGAAAGTCATATAAGAGGATAAGGAGGACTGCATTTTTTGGTTGAATGTCACAAACAAGGGTGGAGATAAAGCACAAAATATGTAaccaatggaaaaaaaaaagttgttggtGATAAACAGTGACTAAAGACAATAAGGAGTCTCAGCTGAACTCCAGGGATGAAACTGTGAAGCTTTTAAAAAGGCTTTGGTTAAATCAATGActtgaaaataaatgatgaaaaataatcatactggttccaaaatacagcagtgaTATCTGAGGACCACAAATGACTCTGAGCCATCCCTGGGCAAGGCTGCAGAAAAATCTCAGCGGGAAAAATGAGTGAATATCTCACTCTGCTTGCTCAACAACTACCATCAAAGTGACCTTGAGCAGTGCACGTAATCCTGCAGCCGCTCAGTGAAATAAGTACAAACATATCAGAAAACAACAGCTGTACTGAGCAGATCTAAACTGCAGAGCAGGGTTAGAAACTGAAATGCGAATGATCTCTAAATGCTGCTGATTTACCTACAGAGACCAGAGACCAATATCCTTCCATTGAACAAGTACACAGATTTAAACTGAACAACAGCTTATTTACTATCTGTAGTCACCTATAAAGGCTTCATTCATACAGAATGAACATCTCTACATGCAGGTTAGTGGTCAAACTGGTAGCTGTTGACATCCTGTAATAGTTACTATGCAGCATACAGTATTTCTCTGACATGGTTTTCTTAAAAGTGGTCCCCAACATGGCATCAGAACCCAGTAATCGGACCGAAAAAGAGACTGTAAATGATCTGTGGAGTCTGACTGGTCCCAATAATCTCAGAGGATTAAAAGGATAGGAGAAAAGAACATCTTTATTACCAAATTCAGTTCACTTAagatatttctttgtttgaaaaGGCTGCAAATGACCTAGAGATCCTTTCTGACACGAACATTTTGCTTCTGTACAGCAGGTCATAAAAAGAGCCTATTCCAGCCTAAAACACTATTAAAACTGAAcgctttctgttttttttctctcattggCGTGACTGAGTTATACAATGTTGAAATGAATCTCTGATACTACTGTAAAATAGAATGATTTGTCTGCACACAAACTACCCCACccgaaaatatatattttttgttgtgttattttaaaaacaggagCAGCACAGTAGTAGGCGTATTGGGCGTTAAGATGGTAAGCCGCCTACTGTAAATACCCGTTTCACTTTGTTAAGCTTTTCTTTTACAATCCGTCCATttcagacaaacaacaaaaccacaCCCTGTGACACTGCCAAGATTCAACAAATGTACTGCAGGGGCCGGGCACATCTAGAAAAACATCAGGGCTGAACCACATGCAGTGAAAGGGCAGTGAAACGTAAAGCAGAAAAAGGCAGTTGTGTGGACAGGCAGTGAACTGGGGCCGTGTTCTTTGGTCTAATTATAACCCAGAAGAGAAGACTGCTCGCACAGTGGCTGCCCTCTGTCCGCTGCAGTTACAGAGCTTAATTTAAGTATTGGGTGGCACCTCGCTGTGGTCCACAGTTACGGCTGCTGAGATTCCAGATTGGTTACTCAGCATCAACAATAAAACTACAGTGAACTGATATATGTTGTGTTATGTAAGGTTGAATTgtgaatcaaaataaaaaaataaaataaaaaaaaatgttttgactaCAAACAGCAGATTACTGAGTCAAGATGCATTGATATGACCTCTTTACAATTACAGAGAATACAAGTGACAAATCATCTTGCATCTTAATCCTCTCTGGCATTACAGTTCATGTCCCGGCTTCAGCTGCGTCTCAGGATTTACAGTTCAGCGTTATCTGATACAGCGTTGCAACAAACACATCCATTGTACACTTTAATCTTTAGATATTTGTTGAGACTGTATCAGAAATGTTTTGCTTCCAGTCTACAGTAAGTTCTTAAGAGTACAGGTTGTGGTTTTGTTGTATTGAATTGCAATATATTGCAAAGTGAAAGAACATTGAAAGGCCTCACAATATTACCAACCCATCAAAATGTTGCCAAAATACAGcttataaaaaatgaatcaatcgTAGTGATGGAACAGAAAGTCTGTGACACAATGACAACTAACACTGAACATTCAGCTTTACAGAGGAAATACTGCATATGATGAAATGTCATTAGATTGTAGAGGTGTTCGTGATAATATGCACATCGTCtaaatttgattaaattacacaCATTATGTAAAGCGACATGTTGACACAGCAAATAATGTGTAGGCACAACACTTGATTACCAACATTAGTATATCTTATTAAACTGCACATTCTTTCTCCTACTACTCCTTGATATTTAAGTGTATAAACTCATACAATATTAATTAAAGGCTTCTGCTGTTGCAagagagataaaacaaacaagcaggGAAATAAACTCACCGAGCTCCCCGGCAGCATTCCTTCCACCGACAGCATAGAGGTGTCCCTTGAGTGCACTGAGGTGGAAGAAGGTACGTTTCTCATTAAGGCATGCCACCTGGATCCATTTGTTGTAGCGAGGGTCGTACCGGAACACGGTGTCCACTGCTGTCTTGCCTTTGGTGTCATAGTTGCTTTGGCCTCCCACCACGTAGAGGAAGTTGCCGATGACTGCAATGCCGTGCTGGTAGCGAGGTGCATCCATAGGTGCCAGTGCCTTCCACTCATGAGCCTTCTCATCAAACAGACGCAGCTCCTTACTAACAACTAGCTGCTGCCGCAGAACACCACCCAGCGTGACCAGGTGGGCACTGTCTGAGCGGATGGCTGTCCGTTCTGACTGCATAACTGGCTGCATGTAGGGCATCATTTGGTAGTTGCTAGCTTCCAGGAGGAGGTTGACACAGGTGTTGTCGGTGCGCATAAAGTCCACTGTCTGCACGTGATTGATGAGCTCCTGGGGGTTCATGAGGGGAAAGCGAATGTTCTTCATGAGCTTTGGGGCATAGTCCATACGACCGTCTTCGTAGCGTAGCCAGCGGCACGCAGCCTTGAACAGGTCCAACTCAGTGCAGTGTTTCAAGCTGTTGCTGGACAGTACAAAAGCCAACCTTTCAAATGGTAGCTTGACAAACTCTCCCGTGCCCAGCAGTGAGGGGAAGTTCTTCAGGATGAAGTTGTTGACATATTTGTCCACCTCTGTGAGGTTATATGTGTTGGCAATGCGCCCCACCTCTACACAGTTGTCGAGTGAAACCTGCAAGGaagcagaaataaaaatctTGGAAAGCTGAAACAAAGATGAAGACACATCTGAGGACATGAAAAACTGGGGTTTCCAAACTTATATGCACAAACTGGTACAAAATGATTTTGAATTACAAAATATCAGTGATTTAACACTGAGTGATGCTGCAGTCACAGACAAATTAACATCCAGTCTACACCTGTAACACAGAACATAAGCCGTTTACaagaggatttgctgcttttctgttttatcacTTAATGTAATaccttttgtttttcagactgCTGGCAagagaaataagaaataagCAATAAGCAATGCTAAGACTTCAATATGGGCTCCAGCAATTTGTGATGAGCATAGGcaattatttacaaaaaaaaaaatcaataatgaaagtaatcattagttgcagccctaatgtgCACTCTAATTATTAACACAAAGTATTTTTTGTTACgttttatatacatacacacacacacacacacacacacacacacacacacacacaaacacaagatcaagtaaaatatatattcaaaacTTAAAACAAGCACATACCTTCAGAACATGCCAAAATCAATATACATCATTATGGGCaattctttgtattttgtacacattttctatataaaaaggacatttttataCACACTGACTGCTGCTTTTTCCTATTGGTGCATTTAAAACTATTTACCTGCTGCCTTTTTCACAAATCAAATATTAAGTTAGTTGAATAATACacaaaaaactgttgtttttacttagTAGCAAAGTTGTCAAGACCAACTGTTAATTCTGCCTGGCAACTGGTCCTAAAACTGTCCAACTTAACCTCACCCTCTTCTTTACTGCCTGACACTAGTCCTTGTTGCTGTCAGTCACTGATAACTGCTCAGTTTCTACGTCTTGATCGGACAAGAATCAAATTAAGAGTTGATGAGAAATTATAATACAATATTTCTTCTCATTATTGCAGACACAAAAAGAACACAGATACACCGACACACAAACAATAACCCACACAAAATCCTTTGTGAAATATACTTTTATGCATGTGCCTCCTCCTCTAACCCACAGACACTCTTGCAGGACTTCTAGAGAAgtttaaattcaaaatatttaattaaaccTCAGCATTTATTCAAAATTATGTTTGGCTGAAATCACAAGATACTAGGATTTCAGCGACTTAACACATGTTCATTAGTGTCTCTGTTATGAGATAAAATTGAAAACAACAGCTAATTTACAACTCGTGAAGTAGattgtgatgatggtgtgatgtgCAGTTGTGGCTTGTGTGTCTGCTTCCTTACCCCAGATATGAGAAAGACCTTGCAGAAGTCCAGTACAGGAAGGATTTGTAAGAAGCTGGCTGCTTCAAGTGTGTCTTGCAGGTTCTCCATGTTGAGTGACAACTTGGCTGTGTAGATGAAGTCGATGATCTTCTTTAGGCCTATTCGGTTAACTCCATGAAGCTTGATACACATTAAATCCTGTTCTTTCATTCCACCTGCATCAGGAGAGAGAAGGgaataagaaagaaaaggagatgcTTACACATGGTGCAACTTATACATAATCCTATTTGACTGACAGGTCTGTGAACAGCTGCATCTATTTGATTTTTCAGAATAACGCTTATATAACAGATAagctgaaatttaaaaaaaacaaaaacaaaaatgcatcaCTTCATTTTGATGCATATGCCATTTTGCGtaaatggaaatgaaatgtattCAGTGTCAAAGGACTACTGTTTACAGACAGGATTGAAGGTCTTAGGGAGAAACCTTTGCTCAGCATTTAAGCTCACACAGCTCCCTCGTCACTACTAAGCTACCCCTCACTCTACACTAAGTACAGTTTCTCCCTCATGCTACTTCAACAAGCTCTTCTATTCTCATTGCAGAACCTTCTTCATCTTAATCATATACTTTAAATGCCAAAACTCCAAACTTACTTCCATTACTGTCACAAAATGAGACCCAAAATTACCCTGACGGCTGCTCCTTTGGTTGCTCATTTATGTAATGCGTGTATGTAATATAAATGACTTAAGCCCTAAATTAATGATAAAAAGCTCTAGTCATGAGAAATTAAAACTTCATTTAAAGAGGCGACATATTAATACAAAACTAAGagggtgaacatggtaaacgttacacctgctaaacattagcacGTTCGCATTGTCAGTGTGAgaatgctgacgttagcatttagcctgCTAGCATAGCTGTAGATTCTGGTCTTGTTACAGTTAATCTGCTCCTCCTTAAAATACCCTTCACACAATATTTAAAAGTACTCAAGGttccttcttcctctgcatACAGTGCACCAAGGACAAGATACAGGCTAataattcacatttacattcattacaAGTATAAATGACCACGAACATGGATGCATAACAATGACATGGTCAGGTTAGTAGTATAACATTGAAACCTTCATGAATTATAGATCCACACACAATACAGGGGGGATGTAGGCACAAGGTCATTCTGAGCGAATTCTCAGGTGGCAAAAATAACAGTGACATAACTGGGACCATGTTATAGCGTGGAAATGCtcatgaataaaaaatgttttacaataGGGTACGGTGCAGGAAGAAGGAAGATAAAAAGCaatcaa includes the following:
- the klhl13 gene encoding kelch-like protein 13 isoform X2, which codes for MPLKWKSGSPVSWKFPVPVLKTSRSSPLSPAYISLVEDDDAHMKVALGYGDMGISAHLQASKTGNTRFFTSNTHSSVVLQGFDQLRIEGLLCDVTLVAGDGDEAFPVHRAMMASSSDYFKAMFTGGMKEQDLMCIKLHGVNRIGLKKIIDFIYTAKLSLNMENLQDTLEAASFLQILPVLDFCKVFLISGVSLDNCVEVGRIANTYNLTEVDKYVNNFILKNFPSLLGTGEFVKLPFERLAFVLSSNSLKHCTELDLFKAACRWLRYEDGRMDYAPKLMKNIRFPLMNPQELINHVQTVDFMRTDNTCVNLLLEASNYQMMPYMQPVMQSERTAIRSDSAHLVTLGGVLRQQLVVSKELRLFDEKAHEWKALAPMDAPRYQHGIAVIGNFLYVVGGQSNYDTKGKTAVDTVFRYDPRYNKWIQVACLNEKRTFFHLSALKGHLYAVGGRNAAGELATVECYNPRTNEWTYVAKMNEPHYGHAGTVYGGYMYISGGITHDTFQKELMCFDPDADKWTQKAPMTTVRGLHCMCTVGDRLYVIGGNHFRGTSDYDDVLSCEYYSPALDLWTPIAAMLRGQSDVGVAVFENKIYVVGGYSWNNRCMVEIVQKYDPEKDEWHKVFDLPESLGGIRACTLTVFPPEDISGSPSRESPLSAP
- the klhl13 gene encoding kelch-like protein 13 isoform X1 — translated: MEHPVHRGETMPIGLHDRSLVEDDDAHMKVALGYGDMGISAHLQASKTGNTRFFTSNTHSSVVLQGFDQLRIEGLLCDVTLVAGDGDEAFPVHRAMMASSSDYFKAMFTGGMKEQDLMCIKLHGVNRIGLKKIIDFIYTAKLSLNMENLQDTLEAASFLQILPVLDFCKVFLISGVSLDNCVEVGRIANTYNLTEVDKYVNNFILKNFPSLLGTGEFVKLPFERLAFVLSSNSLKHCTELDLFKAACRWLRYEDGRMDYAPKLMKNIRFPLMNPQELINHVQTVDFMRTDNTCVNLLLEASNYQMMPYMQPVMQSERTAIRSDSAHLVTLGGVLRQQLVVSKELRLFDEKAHEWKALAPMDAPRYQHGIAVIGNFLYVVGGQSNYDTKGKTAVDTVFRYDPRYNKWIQVACLNEKRTFFHLSALKGHLYAVGGRNAAGELATVECYNPRTNEWTYVAKMNEPHYGHAGTVYGGYMYISGGITHDTFQKELMCFDPDADKWTQKAPMTTVRGLHCMCTVGDRLYVIGGNHFRGTSDYDDVLSCEYYSPALDLWTPIAAMLRGQSDVGVAVFENKIYVVGGYSWNNRCMVEIVQKYDPEKDEWHKVFDLPESLGGIRACTLTVFPPEDISGSPSRESPLSAP